One segment of Streptomyces sp. NA02950 DNA contains the following:
- a CDS encoding tyrosinase family protein, with protein sequence MAVRKNQADLTATEKRDFVDAVLELKRTGRYDEFISTHNAFIISDTDSGERTGHRSPSFLPWHRTFLLQFEEALQSITPSVTLPYWDWTVDRSPRSSLWADDFLGGDGRSGDGRVTTGRFAFGGGKWPMNIRVDGRTFLRRALGAGVRELPTRAEVDRVLALTTYDAAPWNSSSDGFRNNVEGWRGPNLHNRVHVWVGGQMTTGASPNDPVFWLHHCFIDKLWADWQQLHPRSGYLPTGGTRDVVALNDTMKPWNDVTPADLLDHTRFYTYA encoded by the coding sequence ATGGCAGTCCGGAAGAACCAGGCGGACCTCACCGCCACCGAGAAGCGCGATTTCGTCGACGCGGTGCTCGAACTCAAGCGCACCGGCCGCTACGACGAGTTCATCAGCACCCACAACGCCTTCATCATCTCCGACACCGACAGCGGGGAGCGGACCGGTCACCGGTCGCCGTCCTTCCTGCCCTGGCACCGCACGTTCCTGTTGCAGTTCGAGGAGGCGCTCCAGAGCATCACACCGTCGGTCACCCTGCCCTACTGGGACTGGACCGTGGACCGCTCGCCCCGCAGCTCCCTGTGGGCCGACGACTTCCTCGGCGGCGACGGGCGGAGCGGTGACGGCCGGGTCACCACCGGCCGGTTCGCCTTCGGCGGTGGCAAATGGCCGATGAACATACGGGTGGACGGCCGGACGTTCCTGCGCCGGGCGCTCGGCGCGGGGGTCCGCGAGCTGCCCACCCGGGCCGAGGTGGACCGGGTGCTCGCCCTGACCACCTATGACGCCGCCCCCTGGAACAGCTCCTCCGACGGCTTCCGCAACAACGTGGAGGGGTGGCGCGGCCCCAATCTGCACAACCGGGTGCATGTGTGGGTCGGCGGCCAGATGACCACGGGGGCCTCGCCCAACGATCCGGTGTTCTGGCTGCACCACTGTTTCATCGACAAGCTCTGGGCCGACTGGCAGCAGCTGCATCCGCGGTCGGGATATCTGCCGACCGGTGGCACCCGAGATGTGGTCGCCCTGAACGACACCATGAAGCCGTGGAACGACGTCACCCCGGCCGATCTGCTGGACCACACCAGGTTCTACACCTACGCATGA
- a CDS encoding VWA domain-containing protein translates to MSDQTNHTTTDAVGPEGGGADRNRRQVLYWRLLSRLFDREEQPTLEAASVAIVDTIGLPSGLLDPSVSVDTLVQRFPDLEAEFQGLTELKAEDGDNEHENEADDPDEQVRRAALVSKLLLNVFATGTGNVTAQQLSDWKRDAGWCTQAMGTESADELRGVLAGLEGDLVKRMRLREVLADNALARQLTPSMSLIEQLLRDKDNLSGVALANAKALIRRYVDEVAEVLRTQVQQTSVGTIDRSVPPKRVFRNLDLDRTIWKNLTNWDPESERLYVDQLFYRHTAKRTTPARMVVVVDQSGSMVDSMVNCTILASIFAGLPKVDVHLVAYDTRALDLTPWVKDPFEVLLRTKLGGGTDGTAAMALARPKIADPRNTVVVWISDFYDNRALMTDFEAIHRSGVKLIPVGSVNSSGRQSVDEWFRDRLKNLGTPVISGHIRKLVLELKNFLA, encoded by the coding sequence ATGAGCGACCAGACGAATCACACGACCACCGACGCGGTCGGCCCCGAGGGCGGCGGCGCCGACCGCAACCGGCGGCAGGTCCTCTACTGGCGTCTGCTCTCCCGGCTGTTCGACCGCGAGGAGCAGCCCACGCTGGAGGCCGCGAGCGTGGCCATCGTGGACACCATCGGACTGCCGTCCGGCCTGCTCGACCCGTCGGTGTCCGTGGACACCCTGGTCCAGCGCTTTCCGGACCTCGAGGCCGAGTTCCAGGGCCTGACGGAGCTCAAGGCCGAGGACGGCGACAACGAGCACGAGAACGAGGCGGACGATCCCGATGAACAGGTCCGGCGCGCCGCGCTGGTGTCCAAACTCCTGCTCAACGTGTTCGCCACCGGCACCGGCAATGTCACCGCCCAGCAGCTGTCCGACTGGAAGCGCGACGCGGGCTGGTGCACCCAGGCCATGGGCACCGAGTCGGCGGACGAGCTCAGAGGGGTGCTGGCCGGCCTGGAAGGCGACCTGGTCAAGCGGATGCGGCTGCGCGAGGTGCTGGCCGACAACGCACTGGCCCGACAACTGACACCGAGCATGTCCCTCATCGAGCAGTTGCTCCGGGACAAGGACAACCTCTCCGGCGTCGCGCTCGCCAACGCCAAGGCCCTGATCCGGCGCTATGTCGACGAGGTGGCGGAGGTGCTGCGCACCCAGGTCCAGCAGACCAGCGTGGGCACCATCGACCGCTCGGTGCCGCCCAAGCGCGTGTTCCGCAACCTCGACCTGGACCGCACCATCTGGAAGAACCTCACCAACTGGGACCCGGAGAGCGAACGGCTCTATGTGGACCAGCTGTTCTACCGGCACACCGCCAAACGGACCACACCCGCCCGGATGGTCGTGGTGGTCGACCAGTCGGGGTCGATGGTGGACTCGATGGTCAACTGCACCATCCTCGCCTCCATCTTCGCGGGGCTCCCCAAGGTGGATGTCCACCTCGTCGCCTACGACACCCGTGCGCTCGACCTCACCCCCTGGGTGAAGGACCCGTTCGAGGTGCTGCTGCGCACCAAACTCGGCGGTGGCACGGACGGCACCGCCGCGATGGCCCTGGCCCGGCCGAAGATCGCCGATCCCCGTAACACCGTGGTGGTGTGGATCTCCGACTTCTACGACAACCGGGCGCTGATGACGGACTTCGAGGCCATCCACCGTTCCGGTGTGAAGCTCATCCCGGTCGGCTCGGTCAACAGCTCGGGGCGGCAGAGCGTGGACGAATGGTTCCGCGACCGGCTCAAGAACCTCGGCACACCCGTGATCTCCGGACATATCCGCAAGCTCGTCCTCGAGCTCAAGAACTTCCTCGCCTAA
- a CDS encoding AAA family ATPase, with the protein MSDASMLRAPAEVKYAEELEWLESVDDGPKPFSWRLSPRMVRLFILGSERADGLDREISQKWFGDRSFVERSIVTLASDRGLLLIGDPGTGKSWLAELLSAAICRNSTLVVQGTAGTTEDHIKYSWNVSMVIAKGQSRESMIPSPIMTAMERGVIGRFEELTRSTSDVQDALISILSEKYVSIPELDDDNIVFAQPGFSIIATANSRDRGVNDLSSALKRRFNFVRIPVVTNKRSEAEIVRFRTSELLRRHRIELEVPPTLLDILLQSFADLRTASAAATSDDDKLESALSTAEQIGVLEDAILHSQFFGDQVLGARTLAGSLVGSLARRSPEDLAILNKFWHGVVEPRSKEDKDGGWQDFLEGGREAIETLS; encoded by the coding sequence ATGTCCGACGCTTCCATGCTCCGCGCCCCGGCCGAGGTGAAGTACGCCGAGGAGCTCGAATGGCTCGAGTCCGTCGACGACGGTCCGAAGCCCTTCTCCTGGCGGCTCAGCCCCCGTATGGTCCGGCTGTTCATCCTGGGGTCCGAGCGCGCCGACGGGCTCGACCGGGAGATTTCGCAGAAGTGGTTCGGTGACCGCAGCTTCGTCGAGCGCAGCATCGTGACGCTCGCCTCGGACCGCGGACTGCTGCTGATCGGCGATCCGGGAACCGGCAAGAGCTGGCTCGCCGAACTGCTCTCGGCCGCCATCTGCCGCAACTCGACCCTGGTGGTCCAGGGCACCGCGGGCACCACCGAGGACCACATCAAGTACTCGTGGAACGTCTCGATGGTGATCGCCAAGGGGCAGTCCCGCGAGTCGATGATCCCGTCGCCGATCATGACGGCGATGGAGCGGGGTGTGATCGGCCGCTTCGAGGAGCTGACCCGGTCCACCAGCGATGTCCAGGACGCGCTGATCTCGATCCTGTCCGAGAAGTACGTGTCCATACCGGAGCTCGACGACGACAACATCGTCTTCGCCCAGCCCGGGTTCTCCATCATCGCCACCGCCAACAGCCGTGACCGCGGTGTCAACGACCTCTCCTCCGCGCTCAAGCGGCGGTTCAACTTCGTCCGTATCCCCGTGGTGACCAACAAGCGCAGCGAAGCGGAGATCGTGCGCTTCCGCACCAGCGAGCTGCTGCGGCGCCATCGGATCGAACTGGAGGTACCGCCCACCCTGCTCGACATCCTGCTCCAGAGCTTCGCCGATCTGCGCACCGCGTCGGCCGCCGCCACCAGCGACGACGACAAGCTGGAGTCGGCGCTGTCCACCGCGGAGCAGATCGGTGTGCTCGAGGACGCCATCCTGCACAGCCAGTTCTTCGGCGACCAGGTCCTCGGCGCCCGTACGCTGGCCGGCTCCCTGGTGGGTTCGCTGGCCCGGCGCAGCCCTGAGGACCTGGCCATCCTGAACAAGTTCTGGCACGGCGTCGTCGAACCTCGCAGCAAGGAGGACAAGGACGGGGGCTGGCAGGACTTCCTGGAGGGCGGCCGAGAGGCGATCGAGACCCTGTCATGA
- a CDS encoding DUF5682 family protein yields the protein MTDVNLSNEPATGAVATHPFGALRDQLRDAAVAFADHPGAVPGILSGMVDDVDRALREELEIFPVCHHSPASALAMVRRLNEKRPKVIYLELCEDLRPLLDELRNCRLPVALQAFAGEIDGFPPEWAPLSVVAPITEASAEYQAIAYALETPGVELVLVDRSTDHVFQWEPRRPAGDTPPDPSAADDDTHAAQSETTQDTAQDEAALHGDAVGIEIGDLRPRFAELERYLLHHGKVRHWSEWWDQYVEQPLVGADYTTYRQVMVMIGSLFRRLRPDPHGRDARDEDRERYMWTRIREHLAESEADPAHCMYVCGAYHAASRVEQFGLGSRAEPFAITPRSESRWMYGLIPSSHSAIEIQFGLAPGAVSIAAATWSKALKRGGVTPYRLKGQQPSGSQRTGRKSGRGRSGATGTAPDTPEAVTDRLSGFLATPPVLDGLDEAELLGWSVDIVRLARRNGYLASTADAIAVFETSILLAGMRGRARPTPYDFEDAAVTCIEKNSVPGRRDVRRLCEILLGGDRIGTVGYHSLPPLARDVLDRLEPLGLNLSARTNQRALLDLDADPALRPCSDLLWILRRLLGDVARPIMGARRLGERSIQESWDLAIGRNQRALVEIGYEGVTIEQVLEQRLRRDAWAPEATAAAVLESVEEALLYLGSRRLADDLGTRAVELLTAERTVDGAPRVLRQIRRLLAHYRATEPELPRWCEGFVTAGYAHYCTLLPTAFTDEDTGVRQVAAMLGFLFSMESFALSLGCDHSQLELAVRQSHPETPDKVALLWAATTHLGLTTRDELRSRCEELLANPLVVPSFPRYISGFLQALEPVPALSPFVVELMSKAFARLPDTVLLPWLPRLITTLRAEAEEMVPTLVREAGRTFPATLSAVDSWVPPWSARPSTGGGPAPGAVSGPAAAAAELLAAHPGSCDAVAGLLGCDAEWRTEDPVGGGGAAREVDELLTRHPATVEAVARLLAPEPVG from the coding sequence ATGACAGATGTGAACCTTTCGAACGAGCCCGCCACGGGTGCGGTGGCGACGCACCCGTTCGGCGCCCTCCGTGACCAACTGCGCGATGCCGCGGTCGCCTTCGCCGACCACCCGGGCGCGGTCCCCGGCATCCTCTCGGGCATGGTGGACGACGTCGACCGGGCGCTGCGCGAAGAGCTCGAGATCTTCCCCGTGTGCCACCACTCCCCGGCCTCGGCCCTGGCCATGGTCCGGCGGCTGAACGAGAAGCGGCCCAAGGTCATCTATCTGGAACTGTGCGAGGACCTGCGGCCGCTCCTGGACGAGCTGCGCAACTGCCGCCTCCCGGTGGCACTCCAGGCGTTCGCCGGCGAGATCGACGGCTTCCCGCCCGAATGGGCACCGCTCAGCGTGGTGGCACCCATCACCGAGGCGTCGGCCGAGTACCAGGCCATCGCCTACGCCCTGGAGACCCCGGGTGTGGAACTGGTGCTGGTCGACCGCTCCACCGACCACGTCTTCCAGTGGGAGCCCCGGCGGCCCGCCGGGGACACCCCGCCGGATCCCTCCGCGGCGGACGACGACACCCACGCGGCGCAGAGCGAAACCACACAGGACACGGCGCAGGACGAGGCAGCCCTGCACGGCGACGCGGTCGGCATCGAGATCGGTGATCTGCGCCCCCGCTTCGCCGAGCTGGAGCGGTATCTGCTCCACCACGGCAAGGTCAGGCACTGGTCCGAGTGGTGGGACCAGTACGTCGAACAGCCCCTCGTCGGCGCCGACTACACCACCTACCGCCAGGTGATGGTCATGATCGGCAGCCTGTTCCGCAGGCTGCGCCCCGATCCGCACGGACGCGACGCCCGGGACGAGGACCGCGAGCGCTACATGTGGACGCGGATCCGCGAACACCTGGCGGAGTCCGAGGCCGACCCGGCGCACTGCATGTATGTGTGCGGTGCGTACCACGCGGCCAGCCGGGTCGAGCAGTTCGGCCTGGGCTCGCGGGCGGAGCCGTTCGCCATCACCCCTCGTTCCGAAAGCCGCTGGATGTACGGGCTCATCCCGTCCAGCCACTCCGCCATCGAGATACAGTTCGGGCTGGCCCCCGGGGCGGTGTCGATCGCCGCGGCCACCTGGTCCAAGGCGCTGAAACGCGGTGGTGTCACCCCGTACCGGCTGAAGGGGCAGCAGCCCTCGGGCTCCCAGCGCACCGGCCGGAAGTCCGGGCGCGGGCGGTCCGGCGCCACCGGGACCGCACCGGACACCCCGGAAGCGGTCACCGACCGGCTCTCCGGCTTCCTGGCCACGCCGCCCGTGCTCGACGGACTGGACGAGGCCGAACTGCTGGGCTGGAGTGTCGACATCGTCAGGCTGGCCCGCCGCAACGGGTATCTCGCCAGCACCGCCGACGCCATCGCGGTGTTCGAGACCTCGATCCTGCTGGCCGGAATGCGCGGCCGCGCCCGTCCCACCCCGTACGACTTCGAGGACGCCGCGGTCACCTGCATCGAGAAGAACTCCGTACCCGGCCGCCGCGATGTGCGCCGGCTGTGCGAAATCCTGCTCGGTGGCGACCGCATCGGCACGGTCGGCTACCACTCGCTGCCGCCCCTGGCCCGTGATGTGCTGGACCGGCTGGAGCCGCTCGGCCTCAACCTGAGCGCACGGACCAACCAGCGGGCACTGCTCGATCTGGACGCCGACCCCGCCTTGCGGCCCTGCTCGGATCTGCTGTGGATCCTGCGCCGTCTGCTGGGGGACGTGGCCCGCCCGATCATGGGAGCCCGGCGGCTGGGCGAACGGTCCATCCAGGAGAGCTGGGACCTGGCCATCGGGCGGAACCAGCGCGCCCTGGTCGAAATCGGCTACGAGGGCGTCACCATCGAGCAGGTGCTGGAGCAGCGGCTGCGCCGCGACGCCTGGGCGCCCGAGGCCACCGCGGCGGCCGTGCTGGAGTCCGTGGAGGAGGCGCTGCTGTATCTGGGGAGCCGGCGGCTCGCCGATGACCTCGGGACCCGGGCGGTGGAGCTGCTCACCGCCGAGCGCACGGTGGACGGCGCGCCCCGGGTGCTGCGGCAGATCCGCCGGCTGCTGGCCCACTACCGTGCCACCGAGCCGGAGCTGCCGCGCTGGTGCGAGGGGTTCGTCACCGCGGGCTACGCGCACTACTGCACCCTGCTGCCGACCGCCTTCACGGACGAGGACACCGGGGTCCGCCAGGTGGCGGCCATGCTGGGCTTCCTGTTCAGCATGGAGAGTTTCGCGCTCTCGCTCGGCTGTGACCACAGCCAGCTGGAGCTGGCGGTGCGCCAGTCCCATCCCGAGACACCGGACAAGGTGGCCCTGCTGTGGGCGGCCACCACCCACCTCGGCCTGACCACCAGGGACGAACTGCGCTCGCGGTGTGAGGAACTGCTGGCCAACCCCCTGGTCGTGCCGTCCTTCCCGCGCTACATCAGCGGGTTCCTCCAGGCCCTGGAGCCGGTTCCGGCGCTGTCGCCCTTCGTGGTCGAGCTGATGTCCAAGGCGTTCGCACGGCTGCCGGACACCGTGCTGCTGCCCTGGCTGCCGAGGCTCATCACCACACTGCGCGCCGAGGCGGAGGAGATGGTGCCGACGCTGGTCCGCGAGGCGGGCCGCACCTTCCCCGCCACCCTGTCCGCCGTGGACAGCTGGGTGCCCCCGTGGTCGGCGCGGCCATCCACCGGCGGCGGTCCGGCGCCGGGCGCGGTGTCCGGTCCGGCCGCGGCCGCCGCGGAGCTGCTGGCCGCCCATCCGGGGAGCTGCGACGCGGTGGCAGGGCTGCTGGGCTGTGACGCGGAGTGGCGGACGGAAGACCCCGTCGGCGGCGGTGGCGCGGCACGGGAGGTGGACGAGCTGCTGACCCGCCACCCCGCCACGGTGGAGGCGGTCGCGCGGCTGCTCGCACCGGAGCCGGTCGGGTAG